A segment of the Terribacillus aidingensis genome:
TCTGCACGAGGTGCAAAAGCTACTTCTCCAGCTGCTCTTTGATGGCAGCCAATATTTTCTTTTCAAGCCGGGAAACCTGGACTTGGGAAATTCCAAGCCGTTCGGATACTTCCGATTGCGTCTGATCTTTGTAAAATCGCAAATATACGATAAGACGCTCTCTTTCACCAAGTGATTGTATCGCTTCTTGCAAGGCAAGCTTATCGAACCAGTTATCATCTTGTTCGGCAATCTGATCCAATAAGGTGATTGGATCTCCATCATTTTCGAAAACAGTCTCATGAATTGAATGAGGCAGCTTTGCAGCCTCTTCCGCATGGATGATATCCTCCGGCTCCAACTCCAGTTCCTTGGCAATTTCCTGGATGGTCGGTACTCGATTGAGTGTTTTTGTCATTTCTTCTTTTTTCTTTCTTACTTTATTAGCTGTTTCTTTCAGCGAACGGCTAACCTTCAGACTGCCATCGTCTCGAATGAAGCGCTGAATCTCACCGATAATCATCGGAACCGCATATGTCGAAAATCGAACGTCATATGACAAATCAAATTTATCAATCGATTTGATTAATCCGATACAGCCGATCTGGAACAAATCATCCGGATCATAGCCGCGATTTATAAAACGCTGGACGACAGACCAGACGAGCCGAACATTTCTTTCAACAAGGATGTCCCTTGCTTCTTTATCACCATTCTGACTTAACTGGATGTATGTTTTTACTTGCTTATCGGTCAATTGCTCTTTTGCCTTCTGCTGTTTTAAATATACATCCATCTGCCCCACCTACTGACTCATGGCTTTGCTTCGATTGAACTGCTTATTCATCGTTACTGTTGTGCCTTCACCTTCAGTAGAATGCACATACACATGATCCATGAAATTTTCCATGATGGTAAAACCCATACCGGAGCGTTCCAGATCTGGCTTTGATGTGTAAAGGGGTTCCATTGCTTCATCGACATCCGGAATACCGACGCCTTCATCCTGGATAATCAATTCCACTTCATCATCAGATAATGTACAAATTATTGTAATCATCTGATCTGGATCTGAATTATAGCCATGGATGATGGAATTAGTTACAGCTTCAGATACGACTGTTTTGATTTCGGTAAGCTCGTCCATTGTCGGGTCCAGCTGAGATACGAAGGATGCAACTGTTACACGGGCAAAAGCTTCGTTCCTGCTTTGACTTGAAAAAGAGAACCGCATCATATTCGTGTTCATGATAATACCACCCCGAAAGTTTCCAGCGCATAGCGCTCATTTTCTTCAAATCGGATAATCTTGAATAGCCCGGATAGCTGAAACAGTCTGTCTACAGCCGGTGTCAGACTGCAGACGACCATTTCCCTTCCTTCTGCTTTCAATTCTTTATATCTGCCGAGAATAACACCTAGACCCGAGCTATCCATAAATGAAAGAGATTCCAAATTCAGGACCATATGCTTGATTCCAGGCTGCTGCAGGGCAAGCTGCCAGCTTTCCTTTAATTCGCTCGCAGTGTGATGATCGAGCTCCCCGTTTAGACGTGCCAGCAAGATGGATTCCTTCAATTCATAATCAACTGTCAACCCCATAGCTTTTCTCCTCCCTTGTCTGCATATAGATTTCTGCAGAAAAAGGCGAATACCTTTCGAGTGACAAAATTAGAAGAAACTCGTAGGTCTTAGTCAGAATCAGCGGAATTTCACCACATCATCAAAGCTGCGTTTGATCAGCAGCCAATAGCTCGCCTTTGGTACGTCTTCTTTCATGATAAGAGGCGTTGAAGAAATACGTTTTCCATCAGCCTTTACTTCCAGCACACCTACTTGTTCCCCTGCTTTCAGAGGAAGGGAGAGCTCTGGTTTATATACGATTTTCGTCGACAATTCTCCAAGATTTTCTCCTTTTTTGACAAGCAGCGATACAGGTGCAGCTGTTACAACTGGAACGTCCTTATCGCGAGCCTTCAGCATATCAAGCTTGGCCACAGTCTGATCCTGTTTGTAAAGCTGCTTTACTGTGTATTGGTTAAAGCCATAATCGAGCAGCTGAGACACTTCATTATTACGCTGTTTTGGAGTCTCGGCACCCATTACGACCGCGATCACCCTCATCCCATCCTTCTTTGCAGTTGCGGTTAGACAATATCTTGCTTCTCTCGTGAAGCCGGTTTTCAAGCCGTCGACTCCAGGATAGAATTTCACGAGCTTGTTCGTATTGACGAGCCAGAATGGATCGTCAGAATCCTTGCGCAGATAATCTTCATAAATACTTGTGAATTCAGTGATTTCTTCATGTCCAAGCAATGCTCTGGCCATCAATGCCATATCCTTAGCTGTCGAATAGTGATCTTCTGCAGGAAGACCGGTAGCATTTTGGAACTTCGTATGAGTCAGTCCGAGTTCTCTTGCCTTCTCGTTCATTTTTTGGACGAATCCATCCTCGGTACCTGCAATCTTCTCCGCCAATGCCACACTTGCATCGTTACCTGATGCAACAGCTACACCTTTTAAGAGATCCTTCACTGTCATTTCTTCTCCAGGTTCAAGGAAAATTTGTGAGCCGCCCATGCTCGCTGCGTACTCACTCGCTCTGACTTTTTCATCATATCGAAGCTTGCCAGCTTCGATTTCTTCCATAATCAAAAGCATCGTCATGATCTTCGTCATACTGGCAGGAGGGAGTTGTTCCTCCATATTCTCACCAGCCAGGACACGACCGGTATCTCGTTCAATCAAGATTGATGATTTAGCTGTCTTCTCCTCTTGTTTTGCAGCGAAAGTCTGTGGCGGCAACGCCATAAGACTGATAACGAACGCGATCAGCAAACTTACTAGACTCATTTTTTTCATTTAAGGTTCCTCCGTTTACGGTAATACAGTTAGAATCTCCCAAATGAAATGATTTATTAATAATTTGTACACAAAAAAAGCAGCCCTTCAAAAGGACTGCTTTAACATTAGGAAATGACGTCGTAAATCAGTTCCATTTTTTCTGGCTGCGCTGCATTGATTGTATATGAAGCCAAGACTTTACTTACAGAATCAGCAGCTTGTGCATCACGTGCATGCAGGATTGCTATCGTTTCGCCTTGCTCAACAGCATCTCCTTGCTTTTTCTTCAGGGTGATACCAACTGCGTGATCGATGTCATCGTCTTTTGTTGCACGGCCAGCCCCTAGGTACATCGCTGCGGTTCCGATTCCTTCAGCATCGATACTGTGAACGAAGCCAGCAGCAGGTGCTTTGACCTCAATATGATGATCCGCCTGAGGGAGAAGCTCCGGATTATCGACAAGCGCTGTATCGCCGCCCTGAGCCCCAATGAACGTACGGAAAGCTGCTAGTGCAGTTCCGTTATCCAAGCAGGCTTCCAGATGCGTACGTGCTTCCTCGTAGCTTGAGAACTTATTAGCCAAAAGCGCCATATGAGCTGCCAATTCAACGGAAATTTCACGTAGATCTGTTATCTTCTCGCCGCTTAATACTTGGATTGCTTCTTTTACTTCGTTGCTGTTTCCGACCTCAAAACCGAGCGGCTGGTTCATATCCGTAATGACTGCTACAGTCTGTCGACCGAGGTTCTTCCCGATTTTAACCATTGTTTCCGCCAATTTTTTGGAGTCATCCAATGATTTCATGAAAGCACCAGATCCTGTTTTCACGTCCAGGACGATCGCTTCCGCACCAGATGCCAGCTTTTTGCTCATGATGGAACTAGCGATTAGCGGAATCGCGTTAACCGTGCCTGTAACATCACGCAGCGCATATAGCTTTTTATCAGCGGGTGCCAAGTTGCCCGTCTGACCCGCAACCGCAAGTTTGTTTTCATTCACCAATCCCATGAATTGCTCGCGGCTCAAATCAATTGAGAAGCCTTCGAAGGATTCAAGTTTATCTAATGTCCCGCCAGTGTGACCCAAACCGCGGCCTGACATTTTCGCAACTGGAATTCCGATGCTAGCGACTAGCGGCCCAGTAATCAAGGTGATTTTGTCTCCTACACCGCCTGTGCTATGTTTATCGACCTTTTTACCTTCGATGCTGCTAAGGTCAAATGTTTCACCGGAATTGGCCATCTCTTCTGTCAGCCAAGCTGTTTCTTCTTCTGTCATGCCATTAAAATAGACAGTCATCAAGAAGGCAGAGGCCTGATAGTCAGGAATGTCTCCTTTTGTATAACCATGGACGAAAAAGGCTACCTCTTCTTTGGAGAGCGTGCCGCCGTCTCTTTTCTTTGTAATTAAATCAACCATTCTCATATCCGTTCACCTGCTTTATTTTATTGGAAGCTGCTTGACAATTTCTTTTACGAAACGAAGAAAATCTTCCCTTACTTGACTCGTTGTCTCCATTACTTCATCATGTGTAAGCGGTTGATCTAAGATACCAGCTGCCATATTGGAGATACAGGAGATACCCAAGACTTCCATTTTTGCATGACTTGCAACAATAACTTCCGGAACCGTAGACATACCCACAGCGTCCCCGCCCCAAACACGGAGCATCCGCACTTCGGCACCTGTTTCATAAGAAGGACCTGTGTTGCCGACATAAACGCCTTCCTTCACTCCAAGACCGATTTTAGCAGCTACTTCACGCGCATAGCCAAGTAGCTCTTTGCTGTAGACAGAAGACATATCCGGGAAACGGGCTCCAAGCTCTTCGTCGTTTGGTCCAATAAGCGGATTTGTTCCCATATTGTTGATATGATCCGTGATCAGCATCAAATCGCCCGGCTCGAAGCTTTCGTTGATTCCGCCGGCTGCATTGGTGACAATCAATGCTTGTACACCAAGAGCCTTCATCACACGGACAGGTAAAGTTACTAGCTCCATCGGATACCCTTCATAGAAGTGGAAGCGGCCTTGCATAGCAATTACATCCTGCCCTTCCAGCTTGCCAATGACAAGCTGTCCTTTATGTCCGCTGACCGTCGATACTGGGAACCCTGGAATATCACCATAAGGTACGACCGTCGTTTCTGTGATTTCATCAGCCAGTACTCCAAGCCCTGATCCAAGAATGAGACCTATCTTAGGTGTGGCAGTCAATTTCTCTTTAATATAATCTGCTGCCTGTTTGATTGCTTCTGCCTGCATGTTCATTTCCCCTTTTTCAATGCTTGTAAAAAGCTTGTTCCGTGCTCTGGCATTTCGATACCGAAATTATCTGCTATCGTTGCAGCGATATCTGCAAATGTATTGCGCAGTTCCAATTCCTCACCTTGATCCGCTCCAGTGTGGTAAGCAATCAATGGCACATATTCCCGTGTGTGGTCTGTCCCAGGGGCAACAGGGTCATTACCATGATCAGCTGTAATAATAAGCAAATCGTCTTCTTTCAGTTTATCAAGTACTTCCGGAAGCCGTTTATCATAATCCTCAAGCGCCTGTGCGTAGCCCTCCGGGTCGCGGCGATGACCGTATTTTGCATCGAAATCGACCAGGTTCAGGAAGCTGATGCCTGTAAAGTCTTCATCCATACTTTCGACAATCTTCGTCATACCATCATCATTGTCCTTTGTACGGACGGACTTTGTCACGCCTTCGCCATCGTAAATATCGGAAATCTTTCCTAATGCAATGACATCGAATTTCGCATCCTGCAAACTATTCATCGTCGTTCTGCCAAAAGGCTTCAAAGCATAATCATGGCGGTTCGAAGTACGTTCAAAAGCGCCTGGTTTACCGATGAATGGACGAGCGATGATACGTCCTACCATATAGGGATCATCCAATGTCATTTCACGAGCGATCTCACAGATTTTGTACAGCTCATCTAGCGGGATGATATCTTCATGGGCAGCGATTTGCAAAACGGAATCAGCAGACGTATATACAATCATATCGCCCGTTTCCATATGCTGTTCACCGAGCTCATCCAATATCTCCGTACCGGAAGCTGGTTTATTTCCGATGATACCGCGACCAGTCCGCTGCTTCAGTTCATCAAGCAGCGCATCTGGAAAACCATCCGGGAACGTGCGGAAAGGCTGATCTATACGAAGGCCCATGATTTCCCAGTGTCCAGTCATTGTATCCTTGCCATTTGATGCTTCCTGCATTTTTGTATAGAAAGCTTTTGGCTGTTTGGCAGCTTGTATACCTTCTACTTCTCGAATGTTGCCAAGACCAAGTGCTGCCATATTCGGCATTTGCAATCCGCCGCGGTGAGAAGCGATGTGGCCGAGCGTATCCGCTCCTTTATCACCGAAAGCTTCCGCATCCGGTGCTTCCCCGATGCCGACAGAATCCATTACTATAAGAAATACGCGTTTAAAATCCAAGTTAAATGCCTCCTAGTTTATTGCTCAAGCCCGAGGATGATGTGTTTTGTAAATATCCTTCAGTCTTGTTTTTGTCACATGCGTGTAAATCTGTGTCGTACTGATATCTGCGTGACCGAGCATTTCTTGAACAGCACGCAAATCAGCCCCATTCTCCAACAGATGCGTCGCAAATGAATGGCGCAGTGTGTGAGGGGTGATTTCTTTCTGTATCCCAGCTTCCCGGGCTATCTGTTTCAATACTTTCCAAAATCCTTGTCGCGATAATGGGTTTCCATGATGATTCACAAACAAGATGTCGCTTGCTTTGGACTTCAGCAGCATTTTACGGGACCGGTTTAAATAGTCTTCCAGTCTCGCCTTGGCCATATCCCCAAGCGGGACGATCCGTTCCTTTGATCCTTTCCCGAAACAGCGGACAAAGCCCATTTCCAGATGAAGATCATCCAGTTCCAATGCCAATAGCTCTGAAACCCGCAGACCTGTTGCGTAAAGTGTTTCCAGCATCGCACGATTCCGGATCGTCAATATATCTGTTCCTGGACATGTGAGCAGCTTGTCTACTTCATCGGAAGAAAGTATCTTCGGCAGCTTCCGTTCTTTCTTCGGTGTATCGATATGTATGCTCGGATCTTCCTTCAGTCCGTATTCGCGCAGCATAAATTGATGGAAGAGTCGAATGCTGGATAATGTACGTGCTATCGTCGCAGCTGATTTCCCCTCATCATGCAGCCAGCGCAAATAAGCAGTCAGCTTGGCACGAGTCACTTGTGCCCACTCTTTCACTTCATTTTCCTGGAGATATCTTGCATATGTACGCAGATCTCGGGCGTAGGATTGCAGTGTATTCTCCGAAAGACCCCGTTCGATCTGCAGATAATGGATAAAATCATCCAGCGCTTCTTGCATGTATCCTACTCTCCTAACCGGAAAAATAACGTCATCCTATCCACTAGACTTTCCTGCTCCATTGCTGCTACTTTCACTGCATTACCCTCTGGAGGGTCATAACGGTGATAGCTCTCGTATTCACTATGGATGAATCGCAATCCAAAATAGAAGAATGCGGAGCAGGCTACAAATACGAGCAGAAGCTTACAAGTGTCGAAGACGAACCGCTTCATGTACATTTCCCCTTTCTTGAGACTTGTCTTTGTAACAGACTATGCCAAAGAAAGCGGAATTTATACGTACAGGATAACGTTACCTCATTCCCGTTGTTTTGTAAATTGGTTAGTGAAACGAAAGAAAGCCTTTTCCATATACTTGGAAAGGCTTCATCTGCTTATGATGTTCGATTCACTTGCACAGCGGCTGCTTCGAGCTCTTCTTCCTTCTCACTAGCCTGACAGACGCGGCAGATACCGTGGAATGTAAGCCGGTGATCTTTTACTTTGAATCCCCAATCACTCTGGACAATCTTCTCTACGTCCTCCAGCAAGTCTTCATCAATCTCCTCAACGGATCCGCATTCCATACAGACAAGGTGGTGATGGAAGTGCGTTGCCCCTTCTTTGCGAAGGTCATAGCGGGAAACGCCGTCCCCGAAGTTTATTTTATCAACAATTTTCAATTCTGATAATAATTCCAGTGTACGGTATACAGTAGCCAAACCGATTTCCGGTGCCTTTTCCTTTACGAGGAGGTAGACGTCTTCAGCGCTTAAATGGTCCTCTTCTCGCTCCAGCAGCACACGTACCGTCGCTTCCCGCTGCGGTGTCAGCTTGTAGCTCTGCGCATGTAATTGCTTCTTTATGCGTTCAATGCGGTGTTCCAAGTGAATTCCTCCCTCGTAATCCCACACTTATTATATACTGATTGCGAAAAAGGTGTCAAATTGTAATTATTATAAACAGCTAATTATAATCATTCTTATTAGTTTCACTCACAGCAAATCATTTACAAGCATTGACAGAAGCGGGTTTGCAAGGAAAGTTTCAATGATGGATGCTGCAGCAGACCCTGCAATAAGCATCAGGAAAATGGTACTGTATTGGAAAAAATAGCGTCTTAATGATAATGGTGACCGTTTGGCAATGAGC
Coding sequences within it:
- a CDS encoding Fur family transcriptional regulator — protein: MEHRIERIKKQLHAQSYKLTPQREATVRVLLEREEDHLSAEDVYLLVKEKAPEIGLATVYRTLELLSELKIVDKINFGDGVSRYDLRKEGATHFHHHLVCMECGSVEEIDEDLLEDVEKIVQSDWGFKVKDHRLTFHGICRVCQASEKEEELEAAAVQVNRTS
- a CDS encoding pyrimidine-nucleoside phosphorylase, with translation MRMVDLITKKRDGGTLSKEEVAFFVHGYTKGDIPDYQASAFLMTVYFNGMTEEETAWLTEEMANSGETFDLSSIEGKKVDKHSTGGVGDKITLITGPLVASIGIPVAKMSGRGLGHTGGTLDKLESFEGFSIDLSREQFMGLVNENKLAVAGQTGNLAPADKKLYALRDVTGTVNAIPLIASSIMSKKLASGAEAIVLDVKTGSGAFMKSLDDSKKLAETMVKIGKNLGRQTVAVITDMNQPLGFEVGNSNEVKEAIQVLSGEKITDLREISVELAAHMALLANKFSSYEEARTHLEACLDNGTALAAFRTFIGAQGGDTALVDNPELLPQADHHIEVKAPAAGFVHSIDAEGIGTAAMYLGAGRATKDDDIDHAVGITLKKKQGDAVEQGETIAILHARDAQAADSVSKVLASYTINAAQPEKMELIYDVIS
- a CDS encoding D-alanyl-D-alanine carboxypeptidase family protein; this translates as MKKMSLVSLLIAFVISLMALPPQTFAAKQEEKTAKSSILIERDTGRVLAGENMEEQLPPASMTKIMTMLLIMEEIEAGKLRYDEKVRASEYAASMGGSQIFLEPGEEMTVKDLLKGVAVASGNDASVALAEKIAGTEDGFVQKMNEKARELGLTHTKFQNATGLPAEDHYSTAKDMALMARALLGHEEITEFTSIYEDYLRKDSDDPFWLVNTNKLVKFYPGVDGLKTGFTREARYCLTATAKKDGMRVIAVVMGAETPKQRNNEVSQLLDYGFNQYTVKQLYKQDQTVAKLDMLKARDKDVPVVTAAPVSLLVKKGENLGELSTKIVYKPELSLPLKAGEQVGVLEVKADGKRISSTPLIMKEDVPKASYWLLIKRSFDDVVKFR
- the sigF gene encoding RNA polymerase sporulation sigma factor SigF, which produces MDVYLKQQKAKEQLTDKQVKTYIQLSQNGDKEARDILVERNVRLVWSVVQRFINRGYDPDDLFQIGCIGLIKSIDKFDLSYDVRFSTYAVPMIIGEIQRFIRDDGSLKVSRSLKETANKVRKKKEEMTKTLNRVPTIQEIAKELELEPEDIIHAEEAAKLPHSIHETVFENDGDPITLLDQIAEQDDNWFDKLALQEAIQSLGERERLIVYLRFYKDQTQSEVSERLGISQVQVSRLEKKILAAIKEQLEK
- the spoIIAA gene encoding anti-sigma F factor antagonist, yielding MGLTVDYELKESILLARLNGELDHHTASELKESWQLALQQPGIKHMVLNLESLSFMDSSGLGVILGRYKELKAEGREMVVCSLTPAVDRLFQLSGLFKIIRFEENERYALETFGVVLS
- the spoIIAB gene encoding anti-sigma F factor, which gives rise to MNTNMMRFSFSSQSRNEAFARVTVASFVSQLDPTMDELTEIKTVVSEAVTNSIIHGYNSDPDQMITIICTLSDDEVELIIQDEGVGIPDVDEAMEPLYTSKPDLERSGMGFTIMENFMDHVYVHSTEGEGTTVTMNKQFNRSKAMSQ
- a CDS encoding DUF4227 family protein, which encodes MKRFVFDTCKLLLVFVACSAFFYFGLRFIHSEYESYHRYDPPEGNAVKVAAMEQESLVDRMTLFFRLGE
- the xerD gene encoding site-specific tyrosine recombinase XerD, producing MQEALDDFIHYLQIERGLSENTLQSYARDLRTYARYLQENEVKEWAQVTRAKLTAYLRWLHDEGKSAATIARTLSSIRLFHQFMLREYGLKEDPSIHIDTPKKERKLPKILSSDEVDKLLTCPGTDILTIRNRAMLETLYATGLRVSELLALELDDLHLEMGFVRCFGKGSKERIVPLGDMAKARLEDYLNRSRKMLLKSKASDILFVNHHGNPLSRQGFWKVLKQIAREAGIQKEITPHTLRHSFATHLLENGADLRAVQEMLGHADISTTQIYTHVTKTRLKDIYKTHHPRA
- a CDS encoding purine-nucleoside phosphorylase, producing the protein MQAEAIKQAADYIKEKLTATPKIGLILGSGLGVLADEITETTVVPYGDIPGFPVSTVSGHKGQLVIGKLEGQDVIAMQGRFHFYEGYPMELVTLPVRVMKALGVQALIVTNAAGGINESFEPGDLMLITDHINNMGTNPLIGPNDEELGARFPDMSSVYSKELLGYAREVAAKIGLGVKEGVYVGNTGPSYETGAEVRMLRVWGGDAVGMSTVPEVIVASHAKMEVLGISCISNMAAGILDQPLTHDEVMETTSQVREDFLRFVKEIVKQLPIK
- the deoB gene encoding phosphopentomutase, which gives rise to MDFKRVFLIVMDSVGIGEAPDAEAFGDKGADTLGHIASHRGGLQMPNMAALGLGNIREVEGIQAAKQPKAFYTKMQEASNGKDTMTGHWEIMGLRIDQPFRTFPDGFPDALLDELKQRTGRGIIGNKPASGTEILDELGEQHMETGDMIVYTSADSVLQIAAHEDIIPLDELYKICEIAREMTLDDPYMVGRIIARPFIGKPGAFERTSNRHDYALKPFGRTTMNSLQDAKFDVIALGKISDIYDGEGVTKSVRTKDNDDGMTKIVESMDEDFTGISFLNLVDFDAKYGHRRDPEGYAQALEDYDKRLPEVLDKLKEDDLLIITADHGNDPVAPGTDHTREYVPLIAYHTGADQGEELELRNTFADIAATIADNFGIEMPEHGTSFLQALKKGK